In the genome of Calothrix sp. PCC 6303, the window ATTGAAACTAGTTAAATGTCGATGTCTCGGACTTTTTGAATAGTAATACCAGTAATATCATCAAGTTTAAATTCTTCTTGATTGATTTCTGCTTTTGGTGTAGCAATTTCGCAAATACAACGGTTATTTTTATGTTGTATCAGTAGGATTTTGCTTTTTTTACTGATATTGCGATGTTGCCTAAAAGCATATTTTCGATGTAAAAACCAGATTAATTTGCTGTTTTCAGCGGTGGTACTACGGAATAATATTTCCCAATATCAAAAACCTCTCCATAAGTCTAAATAACTTGTTTGGAGAGGTTTTAAAATTAACTTGAATAGGTATTTTCTATACTCTATGAACCGAAACTCAAGAAACCTGATTGAATCAAGTAAGCAGAGTAGGTCATGAACAAGCGAGAATCAATGGGAGGGCAAGATACACCACTGCCTGATAATGCATGTAATGTGGCTTGACAGCTGATGATTGGTCTTTGGGTTTGTAGATATAGGTCGGGGATTGTTAATTGTTCCTTAGACCAACGTTCGAGGAGGAAAGGACGTAGAGTGTATAGGGGATTGCTGTTGTCGGTGATTTCGGTGAGTTTTTGTTGCCATTCCTTGTAGGGAATAGACTTCACACTAAAGCCAAAAGAACTAATCCATTCCACCAACTCCTTCAAAGGAACAGGTTGGGGATGTTGCAGGTGGAAAGCTTTACCGAGGGATTCTTTCTGCCGAGAAAGGTGAACAATTGCCTTACTCACATAGTCAACAGGGGAGAAATCCATCTTATAATCCACATCAGGGAAAGCACCCATCTGGATACAACCCTTGATCATGAGGTTGATAAAATCATCCCCATTACAGACCCCAGTTTGGCTATCTCCACCAATTAATGGCGGTCTATGTATAGTTACAGGCAAACCGCGATCGCTTGCTGCCTTCACGAGCTTTTCTGCAACCCATTTAGTTTGGGAATAACCGAGGAAAATTCCTTGCCAATGTTCAAATGCATCATCTTCCTTGACAATTTTACCAGCATATGCGGATGATTCAAATACTGCCACACTAGAAACATAGTGAACAGGTTTCACCCGAATCATACAAGCCATTCTCAATACTTCCTGAGTACCAAGAACATTAGCAGTCTTCAAAGCCGAATAGGGATAGACATAATTTAGAGTTGCAGCACTATGGTAAATTGCATCCATGTTTGCCGCTAACATCTCAAAACCTTCTTGACTAATACCCAACAAAGGTTGAGACAAGTCACCCAGAATTGGAATAATTCGGGGTTCAAACTCATCATCCCAAATTGCGTACTGTTCCAAATTTTTCTTCAGCTTAATTTTACCAGCTTCAGTATTAGCTGCTCGAACCAAACAGTAAACATCACAACTTGTTTGTTTGAGTAATTCATAAATAATAAAACCACCCAAAAACCCAGTTGCACCAGTGACAAAAACATTCTCTGGTTCACCATTAAACCTAAAAGAATTCTTCGCTGGATAAATACTCGGATCTAAAACTACTTCTGCCCCTAAATCAACAGAAATATCCAAAGGTTTAACAACACTAACACCCGTTGACTTCGCATCACTAACATCTTCCGAATCCTCCGCCAAACGTACAGATAAAGCAGCAATAGTAGGGTAATGCCAAAGTAAAACCGGAGATAATTCCACACCCAACTTCTTCTCCACCTGTCCCACCAAAACCATTGCCCGTGCAGAATCTAAACCATAATCTTCCAGAGGCAAATTAACATCAACCTCATCAACCTCCACCTTCAAAAGTTCCGCCAACTTACCAGCCATCCAAACTTGAATTTCTTCAGCAGTCATAGATTTTTTAGGAGATACCATTGATTCACCTTTATATGTATTTAGTAATTAGTAACTAGTAATCAGAAAATGAATATCAAGAGAAAGACGCGACATGTCTCATCTCTACATTCTTTTCAATTTCAAAACACTCATATTCCTCTCTTTCTCTTCCTCTCTTCTTTCTTCTCTGCGCTTACCTTTGCGTTCCTCTGCGTTAAAACTCTTTATTTCTCTCTTTATTTACTCCAAACTCGAAACCTGAGGATAAAACTGACCATAACAATCGCCAATTTGTAACCCTTGAACCCTCAAACTTTGAACTCGATATAAATAAGCAGCACCACTCATAATCTGATTAGCAACATCAACAACCAAACGATTATTAGCCTCCTCCAAATAAGTCCCTTTAACCCATTCATTAAAACTACCCATCGCCGGACCGCACCAGATTTGGTAATCAACTTCCCGACCCTTTTCCCCAGAACTAGACCATCGAGAAGAAAGTCCCAAATACCATTTAAAAATCGCAGCCATCTTCAACTTAGGATTATTAACAGCCTTCGCTAACTTCTCCGGATTAGTCTGTGATAAATAGCTCACAGTTCCTTCCCAAACTTCACTCAAACTCTGGCGAAAAATCTGCTTTTCTAACTTCTCCCTTTCAGCCATCGGAATATCATCAATAGAATCATAAGTCCGATATAATTCATATAACTTTTGTGCGCGCATTGGGAACATAGTCCCACGTTTCAGCACCTGTAATTTCACACCCATTTCAAACATATCGGCTGCTGGTGCCATCATCATATCAGCCATTTCCGCCTGTGCTAGGAGCTTTTTAGTATGCTCACAACTACCAGATTCAACACATGATTGATTTACCGAACCAGTAACTATATAAGCCGCACCCATCATCAAACCAGCTAAAGCCGATTGAGGGTTAGAAATTCCACCAGCTACACCAATTCTAATTGGTTTTTCATATTGATATTTAGCTTGAATTTCATCACGCAAAGCTAACATTGAAGGCAGTAAACATACCAAAGGACGATTATCTGTATGTCCTCCCGAATCAGCTTCCACAGTGATATCATCAGCAACAGGTAATCGTGCAGCTAAATTAGCTTGAAGTTCACTAATTAAACCTTGATTGACCAAATCTTGAAGAATCTTTATTGGCGCTGGTTGCAAAAATTTTGTGGCAACTTCTCGCCGAGAAACCTTAGCAATAACTTTATTTCTAATTTCGATTTCATTTGCTGAATTTAATCCTAATCCAGCAGCCCGATAATAAACAATATTGGGTGTTAAATCAAGAAAAGCGGAAGCTTCAACAACTCGAACACCATATTTGAGATATAAATCTACAGCACGACGTTCAATTGCTAAATCGTTAGGACTATGAATTAAATTGAAACAATATGGCTCATTTATTAAAGCTGATTGAATTTGATTGATGGCAGCTTCTAGACGACTTGGAGTTAAACCCCCAGCACCAAATGAACCCATTAATTTGGCTTTTCCTAGGGCAATAATCATTTCTGCTGAGGCAATTCCCCCAGCCATTGCCCCTGTCATGTAGGCATATTTGGTACCGTAGAAGGAGAGAAAATTAGGATCTCCCAAATTTTGAATTTTAATTGGGGGAACTGCGGTGATTAATTCTACTTCTCCAGTTTTAGCATCATCTTGAGGTGCTGCATAACCACCATTCGCAATCCCAATTCTGCCATCAACACGAACTACATAACAGGGTTGATTTAAATTAAGTAATTTTTCTTTGATGCTATTTTGATCAAAAGATATGCAATCGGTAGAACCTTTCCAAACCTGATTTTGATAGAAGGAAAAGGTATTAAATTTTAAGCCATTGTCGCGTGGATTTGTGACTGTATCTACAGTTTTCACGTAACTATTCCTTGATGAGATTTAGAAAGAACGCAGAGAGATTTGACGATTCGGATGTTGGTATATAGGAATCATTTTTAATTAGATAAGTAGGGTGTGTATAGCTTGACTGTATCCAAGAACAGATGGAACGTCGTAACGTACCAACTCCTCGTGAATGGTGCGTTACGAACTTCGTTCTTTAGCGCAGCCATGCCCGGAGGGCTTTACACACCCTACATTTCAAAAATCAAATAGTAGTCCTATAGTGTCTTTATTCATTGAGTAGATTTTCTGCACATGCAATTTGCAGTTGAATGATTTCGCTGATGCTGTGGCTAAAGTCCTGTCTACTTTGGAGAAAAGTAGCGTGAGTTTTGTGAACTCTGGAATTATTCTGACTGAGTTTTTGAAAATGCAATGTCGTACTTGGATAATGAGATTGCTGTGATTGGGGAATCAACTGAGGTGTTTGGTGTTGCTTCACATCCAACTCACAAAATTGTAGTTGTTCTTTTGCTGCATAACTGTTATTGATGTCATGTTTCATGGTGACTTTCTCTAGTTTTTGTTCTGGTTTTTTCGTGGTGCTAAATATGTCACCCTCGTTTGTTTTTTGAC includes:
- a CDS encoding thioester reductase domain-containing protein — protein: MVSPKKSMTAEEIQVWMAGKLAELLKVEVDEVDVNLPLEDYGLDSARAMVLVGQVEKKLGVELSPVLLWHYPTIAALSVRLAEDSEDVSDAKSTGVSVVKPLDISVDLGAEVVLDPSIYPAKNSFRFNGEPENVFVTGATGFLGGFIIYELLKQTSCDVYCLVRAANTEAGKIKLKKNLEQYAIWDDEFEPRIIPILGDLSQPLLGISQEGFEMLAANMDAIYHSAATLNYVYPYSALKTANVLGTQEVLRMACMIRVKPVHYVSSVAVFESSAYAGKIVKEDDAFEHWQGIFLGYSQTKWVAEKLVKAASDRGLPVTIHRPPLIGGDSQTGVCNGDDFINLMIKGCIQMGAFPDVDYKMDFSPVDYVSKAIVHLSRQKESLGKAFHLQHPQPVPLKELVEWISSFGFSVKSIPYKEWQQKLTEITDNSNPLYTLRPFLLERWSKEQLTIPDLYLQTQRPIISCQATLHALSGSGVSCPPIDSRLFMTYSAYLIQSGFLSFGS
- a CDS encoding PfaD family polyunsaturated fatty acid/polyketide biosynthesis protein, whose amino-acid sequence is MKTVDTVTNPRDNGLKFNTFSFYQNQVWKGSTDCISFDQNSIKEKLLNLNQPCYVVRVDGRIGIANGGYAAPQDDAKTGEVELITAVPPIKIQNLGDPNFLSFYGTKYAYMTGAMAGGIASAEMIIALGKAKLMGSFGAGGLTPSRLEAAINQIQSALINEPYCFNLIHSPNDLAIERRAVDLYLKYGVRVVEASAFLDLTPNIVYYRAAGLGLNSANEIEIRNKVIAKVSRREVATKFLQPAPIKILQDLVNQGLISELQANLAARLPVADDITVEADSGGHTDNRPLVCLLPSMLALRDEIQAKYQYEKPIRIGVAGGISNPQSALAGLMMGAAYIVTGSVNQSCVESGSCEHTKKLLAQAEMADMMMAPAADMFEMGVKLQVLKRGTMFPMRAQKLYELYRTYDSIDDIPMAEREKLEKQIFRQSLSEVWEGTVSYLSQTNPEKLAKAVNNPKLKMAAIFKWYLGLSSRWSSSGEKGREVDYQIWCGPAMGSFNEWVKGTYLEEANNRLVVDVANQIMSGAAYLYRVQSLRVQGLQIGDCYGQFYPQVSSLE